In Carassius gibelio isolate Cgi1373 ecotype wild population from Czech Republic chromosome B19, carGib1.2-hapl.c, whole genome shotgun sequence, one DNA window encodes the following:
- the polr1f gene encoding DNA-directed RNA polymerase I subunit RPA43 has protein sequence MRTSERTHHVLLHKYGMANWTQEDGAPKPVTNSSDVSTSSGNVGARGDGVSAQVPCLIPSFADAVKLLSARYSCLVLDSRRKHIALPPQYLQKKRTGIQEELNAELLKYSSSLKGVPMAYDNIKVVGQYGDIHDDQGFIHFNIEASFVVFQPKKGSKLVGVINKMGVGHVGCLVHGCFNASVVKPGPLSSEQWRDCGLSVGQSLEFEVFQLDADNAGVLLIRGRLEKSRVQELVAQTEPKESTTEAECTEDTIDSPKPKKKKKKDKREKESLNDSGLEEMSENTQNTADTAEIDSNTNRHHKEKKKKKKKDKGQESDEISTSDSSRKRAAESQDDLQDAPAAKKKKKSK, from the exons ATGCGAACCAGCGAGCGAACGCACCATGTGCTCCTCCACAAGTACGGCATGGCGAACTGGACGCAGGAGGACGGAGCACCGAAACCTGTCACAAACTCCTCGGATGTCTCGACATCCAGTGGAAATGTCGGAGCCAGAGGTGACGGAGTCTCCGCGCAGGTTCCGTGTCTCATCCCGTCGTTCGCGGACGCGGTGAAGCTGCTGAGCGCGCGATACTCATGTCTCGTGCTTGACTCGCGCCGCAAACACATCGCGCTGCCGCCGCAGTACCTGCAGAAGAAACGCACCGGAAtacaggaggaactcaacgccgAGCTGCTCAAATACTCCAGCAG TCTGAAAGGTGTTCCTATGGCATATGACAACATTAAAGTGGTGGGACAGTATGGAGATATTCACGACGATCAAGGCTTCATTCACTTCAACATCGAGGCGTCGTTCGTAGTCTTCCAACCAAAGAAGGGATCGAAGCTCGTG GGCGTGATTAATAAGATGGGAGTGGGTCACGTGGGCTGTCTGGTTCACGGCTGCTTTAACGCGTCGGTGGTGAAGCCCGGTCCGCTGAGCTCGGAGCAGTGGAGGGACTGTGGACTGAGCGTCGGACAGAGCCTGGAGTTTGAGGTCTTCCAGCTGGACGCTGATAACGCAGGTGTTCTGCTCATCCGAGGACGGCTGGAGAAGTCCAG AGTGCAAGAGCTTGTGGCCCAAACCGAACCTAAGGAATCAACTACAGAAGCTGAATGCACAGAAGACACGATCGACAGCCCGAAAcccaagaagaaaaagaagaaagacaagagagagaaagagtctcTGAACGACAGCGGTCTGGAGGAGATGTCAGAAAACACCCAAAACACTGCCGACACAGCAGAGATAGACTCCAACACAAACAGACATcacaaagagaagaagaagaagaagaagaaagacaaaGGACAGGAGTCCGATGAGATCTCCACAAGTGACTCCAGCAGAAAGAGAGCGGCCGAGAGCCAAGACGACCTGCAGGACGCACCTGCtgccaaaaagaagaaaaagagcaaGTGA